In Podospora pseudopauciseta strain CBS 411.78 chromosome 3, whole genome shotgun sequence, one genomic interval encodes:
- the COA1 gene encoding cytochrome oxidase assembly protein 1 (COG:S; BUSCO:EOG09265LIB; EggNog:ENOG503P37B), whose protein sequence is MLLSRLTQRAALFRRIPSQISQRTQPLRQQIQKRTLIPAPKRGDGPLMERRADRELPPLPSSRWMKTLPLFALCVGVASVAIFNYQKFSSPVVGATLYALRTSDVGREHLGDNIYFAQQIPWISGTLNQVQGRIDITFRVKGTKGEGVMRFASFRPSPRGVFETTEWSLEMDGGKKIDLLDGAEDPFKVMTGADQLGIDLDDDEGDSFAAKRGFRK, encoded by the exons ATGCTGCTGTCAAGGTTAACACAAAGGGCGGCCCTCTTCAGGCGGATACCCTCCCAAATATCACAGCGGACACAACCCCTCAGGCAGCAAATACAAAAACGAACCTTAATACCAGCCCCCAAACGAGGCGACGGCCCCCTCATGGAGCGCAGAGCAGACAGAGAGCTTCCCC ccctcccctcctccagatGGATGaaaaccctccccctcttcgcCCTCTGCGTGGGCGTCGCCTCGGTCGCCATCTTCAACTACCAAAAGTTTTCCTCCCCCGTCGTCGGCGCCACCCTCTACGCCCTCCGCACCTCGGACGTCGGCCGCGAGCACCTCGGCGACAACATCTACTTTGCGCAGCAGATCCCCTGGATCTCGGGCACTCTCAACCAGGTCCAGGGCAGGATCGATATTACGTTCAGGGTGAAGGGCACAAAGGGGGAGGGCGTCATGCGGTTTGCCTCGTTCAGGCCGTCGCCAAGGGGCGTGTTTGAGACGACAGAGTGGAGCttggagatggatgggggaAAGAAGATTGACCTGCTGGACGGAGCCGAGGATCCCTTCAAGGTCATGACGGGGGCTGATCAGCTGGGGATTGatctggatgatgatgagggtgataGCTTTGCTGCCAAGAGGGGGTTCAGGAAGTAG
- a CDS encoding hypothetical protein (EggNog:ENOG503P7VK), with protein MPRRTPTPNLTTLTSKLESASTRLRKTFKYTDDNSTDDDIPEVMDEQEQETLITTLTTRNAHSNTLTLRLLLTLPVLSSLPYLLLFPTSPPIFPLLALSSLSSTLYLLYTLPVTSTGFNALDKPPLSIQGKIIQPPVAKSPLEEYLPWLNLLLVTVLALMGLVQEKTGKGGGPHPVLLGVLPGVVYGVCVATKKTMAGVDVEKELGRLRYGYKGA; from the exons ATGCCACGAagaacccccacccccaacctcaccaccctaACCTCAAAGCTCGAATCAGCCTCAACCCGCCTCCGCAAAACCTTCAAATACACCGATGACAACAGCACCGACGATGACATCCCAGAAGTGATGGACGAGCAAG AACAAGAAACCCTCATcacaaccctcaccacccgcaATGCCCACTCCAACACTCtcaccctccgcctcctcctcaccctccccgtcctctcttccctcccctACCTCCTTTTATTCCCCACATCtccccccatcttcccccttctagccctctcctccctatCATCAACCCTTTACCTGCTGTACACCCTCCCCGTCACCTCGACAGGCTTCAACGCCCTCGACAAACCACCCCTCAGCATCCAAGGGAAGATAATCCAACCGCCAGTTGCCAAGTCCCCGTTGGAAGAGTACCTCCCCTGGTTGAACTTGTTGCTAGTGACAGTACTAGCATTAATGGGCTTAGTGCAAGAGAAAACAGGAAAAGGTGGGGGGCCTCACCCGGTATTGCTAGGCGTGCTACCGGGCGTGGTGTACGGCGTTTGTGTTGCAACAAAAAAGACGATGGcgggggtggatgtggaaaAGGAGTTGGGCCGGTTGAGGTATGGGTATAAGGGTGCTTGA
- a CDS encoding hypothetical protein (BUSCO:EOG092642CB; EggNog:ENOG503NXKC; COG:J), whose amino-acid sequence MAPRLAPAGAGLTLRLPLRTTSPASLLRTTQFHTSTPQSVKLGWSTLPPRAKPTRFNQVTSGLPAPTAGPAAALKRKAQSTPVRAGVLAIKKGMTAFMGLTGTRIPCTVLQLDRVQTVLNKTRKDHGYWAVQVGFGERDPKNVGAPMLGYYEAKGIAPKEQLAEFKVRDEKGLLPVGVQLMPDWFYIGQRVDVRSNSRGMGFAGGMKRHGFSGQEASHGNSKNHRTIGSAGPSQGSGSRVLPGKKMPGRMGNQRVTVQNLPILLIDNDLGIVVVKGAVAGPKGCVVKIQDACKKPPPPEEHIEKTMRALKERFPNAEEHLQQARERHLELKKARREKRIEEILAGGWEPTREQAEMMERAAAEDGA is encoded by the coding sequence ATGGCCCCCCGACTGGCGCCAGCAGGCGCAGGACTCACCCTCCGACTACCCCTCCGAACAACCTCCCcggcctccctcctccgaacAACGCAATTCCAcacttccaccccccaatccGTAAAACTCGGCTggtccaccctccccccccgcGCCAAACCAACCCGCTTCAACCAAGTCACCTCGGGcctccccgcccccaccGCCGGCCCGGCCGCCGCCCTCAAGCGAAAAGCCCAGTCCACGCCCGTCCGCGCCGGCGTGCTGGCCATAAAGAAGGGCATGACCGCCTTCATGGGCCTGACCGGCACCCGCATCCCCTGCACCGTCCTCCAGCTCGACCGCGTCCAGACCGTCctcaacaaaacaagaaaagacCACGGGTACTGGGCCGTGCAAGTCGGTTTCGGGGAACGTGACCCGAAAAACGTTGGCGCGCCGATGCTGGGGTACTACGAAGCAAAGGGCATCGCGCCCAAGGAACAACTCGCGGAATTCAAGGTCAGggatgagaaggggttgCTGCCGGTCGGTGTGCAGCTCATGCCGGACTGGTTCTACATCGGGCAGAGGGTTGACGTGAGGAGTAACTCCCGGGGTATGGGTTTTGCGGGTGGCATGAAGAGGCATGGGTTTTCGGGGCAGGAGGCGTCGCATGGTAATTCGAAGAACCATCGGACTATTGGTTCTGCTGGTCCTTCGCAGGGTAGCGGCAGCAGAGTGCTGCCGGGCAAGAAGATGCCCGGACGGATGGGGAACCAGAGGGTTACGGTGCAGAACCTGCCGATCCTCCTGATTGATAACGATCTTGGGATCGTGGTTGTCAAGGGAGCTGTGGCGGGGCCGAAGGGGTGCGTGGTCAAGATTCAGGATGCGTGCaagaagccgccgccgccggagGAGCACATTGAGAAGACGATGAGGGCTTTGAAGGAGAGGTTTCCCAACGCGGAGGAGCATTTGCagcaggcgagggagaggcaTCTcgagctgaagaaggccaGACGGGAAAAGAGGATAGAGGAGATTTTGGCTGGGGGGTGGGAGCCGACGAGGGAGCAGGCCGAGATGATGGAGCGGGCGGCTGCTGAGGATGGGGCATGA
- the SEC31 gene encoding protein transport protein S31 (BUSCO:EOG09260A98; COG:U; EggNog:ENOG503NW7P) yields the protein MVRLREIPRTGAFAWSPGSDALVVTGTRSGAVDADFSDETKLELWDLNLDSQEQGLELQPIATISTESRFYDIAWGAPSDEHPLGVVAGAMEDGSLQLWDAQKLKDSEDALISRTTKHTGPVKSLQFNPLRPHVLATAGSKGELFIWDVNDTSTAFRLGTAAAQDIECVAWNRKVSNILAAGSAGGFVSVWDLKTKKLSLTLTPRDRKPVSAIAWDPNNSTSLLTATSDDTSPVISLWNLRNSQVPEKTLQGHDQGILSLSWCQQDPGLLISCGKDNRSLVWNPQTGERYGEFPEATNWAFSTRFNPVNPNLSAIASFDGKITIHTLQNTNPSTAPVPQNSLDDDDFFSKAPTQLQTTSFSLPRAPNWFERPVSVSFGYGGKLVILRKNDTPAGQPRSSKIQIVGFSVDSDIGSATEKFEEAFKSGDLAGICESQIESAKTEEEKAEWQVLKTLSASDGRTKIVEYLGYSKEEEEESNGAEESETAETTEAKEETEETGLAPPQANGDGKRKHKRVTSMWGDVDDGEDFLSDLPATKGARTDNPFHLLSEGNTHLEDKITKAIILGKFEKAVNICLKENRIADAFILANCGGKDLVDKVQTAYLAQKKGAPSYLRVINSIIGKNLWDVVYNADLANWKETMVTLCTFADPSEFPDLCEALGDRIYESGSRNDASFCYLVGSKLEKVVDIWIAQLKEAEEAGLKESTNDSTFSVHARSLQQFIEKVTVFRAVTKFTDEEKNLTGGWKLEALYNKYTEYADIAAAHGQLAIAQKYLDLLPNEFPAAEVARNRVKLATQKAAPQPAAAATRAPASRAASRAPAPLGYQQAVPVAPVAATPANPYAPPVQAQQRAPVQNPYGPTTTSQYAPPGASPYAPQGQGYAPSPPVGGGYAPPVQSFTSAGPPPRSTGPPPQIKKDVGAWNDLPESMAAKKPPPRRSTPNVAPITSPYGGPAGLTSPPPVGPYQRGAPTPPPPPPKGPAPPRNTASPLTGPPQVGQQLPYRPGSASSHVSTNPYAPPQPQVAPPLPSPMAVPRTASPYNPPPAGAPAPSRYAPAPAPQNYSQPPTSTPLAPPPSNPYAPAPVAHQSAPPVGQYAPPPPQGGRPPVGPPPSAGPPRAPVGPPPAGGPPRASPAPAAAAPPPPAAAKPRHPAGDRSHIPPSAQQLVEIFSQDMQRVAAKAPASFAPQVKDTQKRLGLLFDHLNNEELVQPDTIAQLAQLADALASKNYDVASKIQVDIQREKTEQCGQWMVGVKRLISMSKATP from the exons ATGGTCCGCCTGAGAGAGATCCCGCGGACCGGGGCCTTTGCCTGGTCGCCCGGTTCTGACGCCCTCGTCGTTACCGGCACCCGCTCCGGCGCAGTCGACGCCGACTTCTCCGACGAGACCAAGCTCGAGCTGTGGGACCTCAACCTCGATTCCCAAGAACAGGGGCTCGAGCTCCAGCCGATAGCTACCATCAGTACAGAGTCCAG ATTCTACGATATAGCATGGGGTGCCCCAAGTGACGAGCACCCATTGGGTGTTGTTGCCGGCGCAATGGAGGATGGATCCCTGCAGCTGTGGGATGCCCAGAAGCTCAAGGACAGCGAAGATGCCCTGATTTCACGCACGACAAAGCACACCGGCCCTGTCAAGTCACTCCAGTTCAACCCCCTGAGACCACACGTTCTCGCCACAGCTGGCTCAAAGGGCGAGCTCTTCATCTGGGACGTTAACGACACCTCGACCGCTTTCCGTCTtggcaccgccgccgcccaggACATCGAGTGCGTGGCATGGAACAGGAAGGTTTCCAACATTTTGGCGGCCGGAAGTGCCGGGGGATTTGTCTCAGTCTGGGATCTCAAGACAAAGAAGCtgtccttgaccttgacaCCCAGAGACCGCAAGCCCGTCAGTGCGATCGCTTGGGACCCGAACAACTCGACGAGCCTCCTTACCGCGACGTCCGATGACACTAGCCCAGTTATTTCTCTCTGGAATCTGAGAAACTCGCAGGTTCCCGAGAAGACCCTTCAAGGCCACGATCAGGGCATTCTGTCTCTGTCTTGGTGCCAACAGGATCCAGGCCTGTTGATTTCTTGCGGCAAGGACAACCGATCACTCGTGTGGAACCCGCAGACCGGAGAGCGGTATGGCGAGTTCCCCGAGGCCACCAACTGGGCTTTCTCGACACGTTTCAACCCAGTCAACCCCAACTTGTCCGCCATTGCGTCTTTTGATGGCAAGATTACCATCCACACTCTGCAAAACACCAACCCTTCTACGGCGCCAGTGCCTCAAAACAGCTTGGACGATGATGACTTCTTCTCCAAGGCCCCGACCCAGCTTCAGACCACCTCGTTCTCTCTCCCTAGGGCTCCCAACTGGTTTGAGCGCCCTGTCAGCGTATCCTTTGGCTACGGTGGTAAGCTTGTCATTCTCCGCAAGAACGATACGCCCGCTGGTCAGCCCAGGTCTTCCAAGATCCAGATTGTTGGGTTCTCTGTAGACTCAGACATTGGATCTGCCACCGAGAAGTTTGAGGAGGCCTTTAAGAGTGGCGATCTCGCTGGCATCTGTGAGTCGCAGATTGAGTCTGccaagacggaggaggagaaggccgaaTGGCAGGTGTTGAAGACCTTGAGCGCCTCAGATGGCCGTACCAAGATTGTAGAGTATCTTGGTTACTccaaggaagaagaggaggagtccAACGGGGCTGAAGAATCCGAGACTGCCGAGACcaccgaggccaaggaggaaaCAGAAGAGACCGGCCTGGCTCCTCCCCAAGCCAATGGCGACGGCAAGAGGAAGCACAAGCGTGTGACGAGCATGTGGGGTGATGTAGATGATGGCGAGGACTTCTTATCCGATTTGCCTGCCACCAAGGGCGCCAGAACCGACAACCCGTTCCACCTCCTGAGCGAGGGCAACACCCACCTTGAGGACAAGATTACCAAGGCCATTATCCTGGGCAAGTTCGAAAAGGCCGTCAACATCTGCTTGAAGGAGAACAGGATCGCCGATGCCTTCATTCTTGCTAACTGTGGTGGAAAGGATCTCGTCGACAAGGTCCAAACCGCTTACCTCGCGCAGAAGAAGGGTGCCCCCAGCTATCTCCGCGTGATCAACTCGATCATTGGAAAGAACCTTTGGGATGTCGTCTACAATGCCGACCTCGCCAACTGGAAGGAGACTATGGTTACTCTCTGCACCTTTGCTGATCCCTCCGAATTCCCTGATCTCTGCGAAGCACTTGGAGATCGCATCTACGAGTCCGGGTCGCGAAACGATGCTTCTTTCTGCTACCTTGTCGGCTCcaagttggagaaggtggtggacaTCTGGATCGCTCagctcaaggaggccgaggaggctggaCTGAAGGAGTCCACTAATGATTCAACTTTCTCGGTCCACGCCAGATCGCTGCAGCAGTTTATCGAGAAGGTTACCGTGTTCCGTGCGGTGACCAAGTTCACCGATGAGGAGAAGAACCTCACCGGCGGCTGGAAGCTCGAGGCTCTGTACAACAAGTATACAGAGTATGCTGATATTGCCGCTGCCCATGGCCAGCTGGCGATCGCTCAAAAGtacctcgacctcctccccaacgaGTTCCCTGCTGCCGAGGTTGCGAGAAACCGTGTCAAGCTTGCCACTCAGAAGGCTGCTCCCCagcctgctgccgctgctaCTCGGGCTCCTGCCTCTCGCGCGGCTTCTCGCGCCCCTGCGCCTCTGGGTTATCAACAGGCCGTCCCTGTTGCCCCTGTTGCCGCCACACCCGCCAATCCATATGCTCCTCCTGTTCAGGCTCAGCAGCGCGCTCCCGTTCAGAACCCATATGGGCCTACGACTACATCTCAGTACGCCCCTCCAGGTGCCTCCCCATACGCTCCTCAAGGTCAGGGATAcgcgccttctcctcctgtAGGCGGTGGGTATGCACCTCCCGTTCAGTCTTTCACCTCGGCCGGCCCCCCACCTAGAAGTACCGGGCCCCCGCCCCAGATCAAGAAGGACGTTGGTGCTTGGAATGATCTCCCAGAGTCTATGGCGGCGAAgaagcctcctcctcggagGTCTACCCCAAATGTCGCCCCGATCACCTCGCCCTATGGTGGCCCCGCGGGTTTGACCAGCCCTCCTCCAGTTGGCCCCTATCAGCGAGgagcaccaacaccaccacctcctcctcccaagggCCCTGCACCCCCTCGCAACACGGCTTCTCCTTTGACTGGGCCCCCGCAGGTTGGCCAACAGCTGCCGTATAGACCCGGGTCGGCCTCTTCCCATGTTTCCACCAACCCGTACGCGCCTCCACAACCCCAGGTGGCACCTCCGCTGCCATCACCCATGGCTGTTCCCCGGACAGCATCGCCATACAACCCACCTCCCGCTGGTGCCCCTGCCCCGAGCAGATACGCCCCGGCACCAGCGCCGCAAAACTATAGCCAGCCCCCAACGTCCACCCCActtgctcctcccccgtccaACCCGTACGCCCCTGCGCCCGTTGCGCACCAGTCGGCACCACCCGTCGGCCAGTacgcacctcctcctccccagggCGGCCGGCCACCAGTGGGGCCTCCACCCAGCGCCGGTCCTCCCCGTGCTCCCGTAGGACCCCCACCAGCTGGCGGACCGCCCCGTGCTTCTCCTGCCCCGGCTGCGgctgcccctccaccgccagcggCGGCCAAGCCCAGACATCCCGCCGGTGACCGGTCTCACATCCCTCCCAGTGCTCAGCAGCTGGTGGAAATCTTTAGCCAGGACATGCAGAGAGTAGCAGCCAAGGCTCCCGCTTCGTTCGCGCCACAGGTCAAGGACACGCAGAAGCGTCTGGGTCTTCTCTTTGACCATCTCAACAATGAGGAGCTCGTCCAGCCAGACACGATTGCGCAGCTGGCTCAGTTGGCGGATGCTCTTGCCAGCAAGAACTACGACGTCGCGAGCAAGATCCAGGTGGACATTCAAAGGGAGAAGACTGAGCAGTGCGGACAGTGGATG GTTGGTGTGAAGCGGTTGATCAGCATGAGCAAGGCGACTCCTTGA
- a CDS encoding hypothetical protein (EggNog:ENOG503NZ0I; COG:S; BUSCO:EOG09264XYD), translating to MVYYFTSTVVDPPAYIYVGKDKFENKLSSAHIYLRLPEGQTWDAIPEPLLTDLGQLTKANSIEGNKKDNITIIYTPWSNLKKDGSMAVGQVSFKDQKKVKRILIPQRENPIVNRLNKTKVEKHPDLRQEKEDRLKELRKRDHSAFLARKKEEARIAKERQEKKYQKDHAYDDIFTEENLAQSSNQDRGSDWEDDFM from the exons ATGGTCTACTATTTCACCTCGACCGTGGTTGACCCGCCGGCGTACATTTATGTCGGCAAGGACAAGTTTGAAA ACAAGCTCTCCTCAGCCCACATctacctccgcctccccgaAGGCCAAACCTGGGACGCCATCCCCGAGCCCCTCCTCACCGACCTCGGCCAGCTGACAAAGGCCAACTCGATCGAGGGCAACAAAAAggacaacatcaccatcatctaCACCCCCTGGTCCAACCTGAAAAAGGACGGCTCCATGGCCGTCGGCCAGGTCTCGTTCAAGGACCAGAAGAAAGTCAAGCGGATCCTGATCCCCCAAAGGGAGAACCCCATCGTGAACAGGctcaacaagaccaaggtgGAGAAGCACCCTGACTTGaggcaggagaaggaggatagACTCAAAgagctgaggaagagggatCATAGTGCTTTTCTGGCGAGG aaaaaagaagaagcccgcATCGCCAAAGAGCGCCAGGAGAAGAAATACCAAAAGGACCACGCCTACGACGACATCTTCACCGAGGAGAACCTGGCCCAGTCCAGCAACCAGGACAGGGGGTCAGATTGGGAGGATGATTTCATGTAG
- a CDS encoding hypothetical protein (EggNog:ENOG503NU3H; COG:O) produces the protein MSHHCHDEHHDHSHGGEGEHDHSDDITPALQFSLYQHIDFDGVATLNEATYGSGKEVLKKTWAERLRVEPEVESDGDEQLLVNVPFTGQVKLHSILLRTSDSDSAPKTMKVIINRDDVDFDVAESATATQEFELARTGEVQEVAVRRARFNAVRRLSLFFPDNFGDGDEDVTRISYIGFKGEWMQLGRAPANILYEAAANPSDHKVKGVGVNQMGSDIQ, from the exons aTGTCCCACCACTGCCACGACGAACACCACGACCACTCTcatggcggggagggagaacATGACCATAGCGACGACATCACGCCCGCGCTGCAGTTTTCGCTGTACCAGCACATTGACTTTGACGGGGTGGCGACGCTGAATGAGGCTACTTACGGGTCAGGGAAGGAGGTATTGAAGAAGACGTgggcggagaggttgagggttgAGCCTGAGGTTGAGAGCGATGGGGATGAGCAGTTGTTGGTGAATGTGCC ATTTACCGGACAGGTCAAGCTGCATAGTATCTTGTTGAGGACATCAGACAGTGATTCTGCGCCAAAGACGATGAAAGTTATCATCAACAGGGATGATGTCGATTTTGATGTTGCTGAGAGCGCAACCGCGACGCAGGAGTTTGAGTTAGCCCGGACGGGGGAGGTGCAGGAggttgcggtg agaagagccCGCTTCAACGCCGTCCGCCGCCtgtctctcttcttccccgacAACTTTGGCGACGGGGACGAGGACGTCACGAGGATATCGTACATTGGTTTCAAGGGGGAGTGGATGCAGCTGGGACGAGCACCGGCAAACATCCTGTACGAGGCGGCGGCGAACCCGAGTGATCACAAGGTtaagggggtgggggttaaCCAGATGGGAAGTGACATTCAGTAG
- a CDS encoding hypothetical protein (EggNog:ENOG503P68Q) has protein sequence MVATTAGGWLPPRLPTPFVYPSSSVGTSTSSSGRGGVYTELNRSHSSPSPHPSTPTPEPDNNSRGFLLPESEPRIPPRKPIIMNGREKDRHRNFPPAAPKSWIKYIILVTVLLAMDGIISLALVSSTVSFLHNYGKGPFEIGYPLGVSGFLLSGHPAGLVTNHGHAVNAAGGTAVVVVGGGGVLGLWGLWRFHSRRRKDYANYTRSPLPKVFQAWAVVVVLSFLLSLGALAYTFVETRRTSGQSIDPNVAEEYQFPRLYPDDRWTPETWFEGVIALPMENSRDEEVIREKLRLMRGWKWNTIPMFLLGLTLVGLVVREVVVFGGWVSKGRRVREEKRQEELGMAGLNGMSGYRGVGDGPL, from the exons ATGGTAGCCACCACCGCTGGCGGCTGGCtccccccccgcctcccaaccccctttGTCTACCCATCCTCATCAGTAGggacctcaacctcgtcgAGCGGTCGCGGCGGTGTCTACACCGAACTCAACAGAAGCcattcctctccctctccccacccatcaacccccacgcCTGAACCTGACAACAACTCGAGGGGGTTTCTACTACCGGAATCAGAACCAAGGATACCACCCCGAAAACCGATAATCATGAACGGCAGAGAAAAAGACCGGCATCGCAACTTCCCGCCTGCGGCGCCGAAATCGTGGATAAAGTACATTATCTTGGTCACGGTACTGCTAGCAATGGACGGGATCATCTCCCTTGCGCTCGTCTCATCAACCGTGTCTTTTCTCCATAACTACGGAAAGGGACCCTTCGAGATAGGCTACCCGTTGGGTGTGTCTGGCTTCCTGCTCTCGGGACACCCGGCCGGGTTGGTGACGAACCATGGGCATGCTGTCAATGCGGCGGGTGggacggcggtggtggtagttgggggagggggggtgttgggcttgtgggggttgtggaggtttCATTCGCGG AGGAGAAAAGACTATGCAAACTACACTCGTTCCCCACTGCCCAAGGTTTTTCAGGCctgggctgttgttgtggtctTGTCGTTTTTGCTTTCGCTTGGGGCGTTGGCGTACACTTTTGTCGAGACGAGGCGGACGAGCGGGCAGAGTATTGATCCGAATGTGGCCGAGGAGTACCAGTTTCCGCGGTTGTATCCTGATGATAGGTGGACGCCCGAGACTTGGTTTGAGGGTGTGATTGCGTTGCCGATGGAGAATTcgagggatgaggaggtgattAGGGAGAAGctgaggttgatgagggggtggaaaTGGAATACTATTCCCATGTTTCTGCTTGGGTTGACATTGgtagggttggtggtgagggaagtggtggtgtttggagggtgggtgtctaaggggaggagggtgagggaggagaagagacaggaggagttggggatgGCAGGGTTGAATGGGATGAGTGGATATAggggagttggggatgggCCGTTATGA